CCTACAGATACCTAGACATTCCTGGAAACATGACCATGACAAATGTCATTTAACAGTGGTCACACTCTGCAATGTTGGACATGCTTACTGAGAGCTTCAGCAACAAAGATGAACGACACAAACCACATGTGCTGAGTCACAGATTCAAAGCACACAGATGCCTGAATGGTTAAACAGCTCTGGATGCAGATATAGACCCGTGTTCTTAAAGGAATACGCCAGCAATTCTTCAAACACATCTCTTTTTGACACATTTGGAGGGTTTACTAGATTACAAGAGCAATTTTAACCCTACTTAGAAAAGAAGACTCAAAACTCATTTCTAATAGAAGCAAGTTGCTGAACTCCAGTAGTAAATGTTTATGCAAAACACTTTCTACATGAACTAATCAATCtgtatttcgctgctgtcggaacaaaactttgcaAGTCCAtatctgttgtttttctgtttttgacatcatttgaaaatgcctgttctttTCATTCTatgtagatttcatgatgaacttggtaaaatgtctggttccattgacttacatcaaaagtaaagtattttttccttctcctgtaaagttactattttggagatacaccAGTGATTAGTAATTCTGTATAATTTGTATAATTTTTCTAGagggaaaaatgtgttttatgttggCTGTATCGGTCTCACCTATATATTTTCCTTAAGCCATTTGTATGGaatgcgatggactggcgacctaaccagggtgtatcctgccttccgcctgatgaccactgtgatgggctccagcacctcccgcaacccagaaggagaagcagcttagaagaggTTTGTGGATTCATGATCCAAAATGAgccatatttttatttacattttcccaCCTccctttatcctttagaattcaAAAGGTTGCTTCTCTTACTGATGTATGAAAATGAgctctgatctgattggctgccctgtactgtgctgtatttaaaaaattcagttttcactGAAATGGGCCCTCAAAGCAACTGCCATACGGCCAGTTTTGAGTCAACAAGAACGTGTCTGAATCATTCTCTGTGGTAATTGAGGGTACAATATAAGTGTGAACGGAGACTAGTTTGGATAACGCTGGGGAATTCCTCTAAATAGCCTGTATAAgctttaacttacatttaaatgacatttaacTGCAAGTTAATAATCTGCCTGTATCCATATGGTCCGCTCTGAGCGAATATTCAactgaaatcatttttaattctgTCTTTAATAACAAACTAGATTTTTAAGGGTTCACCTGTCATGAAAACCACTATTCAAAAGTTTCTCCAGAAGAATAAATATTTTAgtaatatatgaaaaatatcacCTAAAATTGCCCCAACAATTCCTTCAAGTAAAAATATCTATTCAAAAATACATCTCATCATGACAGCTCTGCTCTTTCTACAAGTTTGATGATTATGAAGATGAAAAATTTTGGAGAGCACCAGCCTTTGccacctaaaaaaaaataaaagcattcttAGCTATTCTCTCAACattgattttgaaaaaattTGAAGAAACAGTCCATACTGACTGATGAATAGCCTAGTATACTCTGATGGGGTGGTCAAACCTCTCTGTCTGCCCTGGCCTTGAAAGAGCCATGTTCTTTGTTAGTCTGTAGTGAATCTTTAGTTTTCAGGTACTTTAATATCAGTTCAGAGTCATAATATTGTCCCATTCTTTCTGACTAGGAGAGCACCATGGAGGATGACACTGGGGAATGGCCAGACGCTCATCAGCCCTGCAGGTCAAACATCTGCAAGCACTGGCTGGAGCAGCAGTAAGCCACAAAACTCACTGTTGTTCTgttgagtgagagtgagagagagagagagagagagagagagagagagagagagagagagagagagagagagagaggcgagagagagagagagaggacaagatAAGCATTTCATCTGTACACATACATCACTCAAAACACTGACATGCcttgtcattttcattttaattttctatagTGAAAAAATATGATTCACCAGTTTTTTTTAGATGTGTTATTCAAAACAAAGTATTTTAGACACAAAATTCACTTATCGCATGATAATACACTGTAATTAGACACTGATCTGccacttcattaacagcacCTCCTtctatctacactcactgtcaattttatcagttccactgaCCATATGTGAACTATGCAgttctgtagtccatctgcatACTTTGTGAGAACCCCCACAGGATCCTCTCAGAGCACTtaagtggctggtcagtgtatgtggtcagtatatacactgctcaaaaaaataaagggaacacttaaacaacacaatataactccaagtaaatcaaacgtctgtgaaatcaaactgtccacttaggaagcaacactgattgacaatcaatttcacagctgttgtgcaaatggaacagacaacaggtggaaatcattggcaattagcaagacacactcaataaaggagtggttctgcaggtgggaccacagaccacttctcagtacctttctgctttctggctgatgttttggtcacttttgaatgttggtggtgctttcacactggtggtagcatgagacggactctacaacccacacaagtggctcaggtagtgcagctcatccaggatggcacatcaatgctagctgtggcaagaaggtttgctgtgtctgtcagtgtagtgtccagaggctgcaggcgctaccaggagacaggcctgtacaccaggagacgtggaggaggccgtaggagggcaacaacccagcagcaggaccgctacctccgcctttgtgcaaggaggaacaggaggagcactgccagagccctgcaaaatgacctcaagcaggccacaaatgtgcatgtgtctgcacaaacggttagaaacagactccatgaggatggtatgagggcccgacgtccacagatgggggttgtgctcacagcccaacaccgtgcaggacgcttggcatttgccagagaacaccaggattggcaaattcgccactggcgccctgtgctcttcacagatgaaagcaggttcacactgagcacatgtgacagacgtgacagagtctggagacgccgtggagagggatctgctgcctgcaacatccttcagcatgaccggtttggcagtgggtcagtaatggtgtggggtggcatttctttggaggggcgcacagccctccatgtgctcgccagaggtagcctgactgccattaggtaccgagatgagatcctcagaccccttgtgagaccatatgctgatgcggttggccctgggttcctcctaatgcaggacaatgctagatctcatgtggctggagtgtgtcagcagttcctgcaagatgaaggcattgaagctatggactggcccgcccgttccccagacctgaatccgattgagcacatctgggacatcatgtcttgctccatccaccaacgccacattgcaccacagtctgtccaggagttggcagatgctttagtccaggtctgggaggagatccctcaggagaccatccgccacctcatcaggagcttgcccaggcgttgtagggaggtcatacaggcacgtggaggccacacacaatactgagcctcattttgacttgttttaaggacattacatcaaagttggatcagcctgtcgtgtgtttttccactctaattttgtgtgtgactccaaatccaggcctccactggttaataaatttgatttccattgatgatttttgtgtgattttgttgtcagcacattcaactttgtacagaacaaagtattcaatgagaatatttcattcattcagatctaggatgtgttatttgactgttccctttatttttttgagcagtgtatttatgtacagtactgtgcaaaggtcagagattacccttcatttatttcatttccagtaattttttttcaattaatttttcagcatcagggaaaaaagcaaaaaacatatttatgagATATTTACACAGAAGCCCCAACAACTGAATGTATGTcaaatgtttcattattttgtgtgtCCACCATCTGCCTtcattatagcttccattcttttcaagagacatACTTGTTTCTCCACAcatccaaagctcagtcttagaagttggttgcattttctgcttctcacaatccaaaaaTTTCACCActctcagtgatgttgaggtctggactctgaggtggtcaatccattgttctgagaacagcagcagcttctttgtttgatgtgtctgtctcctcttctcagtgagggcttcttgacagctacacatcctttcagacccatagtgccgagttgtcttctcacagtggaaggatggacagaaacacttgtggatattttcagatctgattcagattgattttctcctctctctcagtgatcaaagctttaagtgttgtttatctgttgggggcagttttggtgtctaccatgTCTTGCAGGTAGCTGTTAGGagacccattttctctgtagcttgtaatcatttttgaactccagttcagtttttcctttgactttcatCTTCATTATGCAAGTACATTATCTTATATACAAACTTCTCAGAAATATCctgaaaatgagtaacttgcacttaatgaccactttgattggaaattaaacaaatagcacagtctctgacttttacacaatgTTGTATTTGCAAGAAAACTTTcttaatattaatgaaaatacTGTTTTCAGACTTATAAATAGTGGTGTGCACACGCAAACACagagccccccccccacccccccgctgCTGACTACTACTAAACTACAGGCCACAGTTGACTGGTCCAGAGGTAATTGGTGGGCCGATTAAATCTCTTAATGCATGTGGAGGACCTGAGCCCTGGCAATTAGCTGCTTTGATTGGGTTAGGTTGGGAAACGTTGATACAGGAATGCTGGTGTCCCATTACAAATGGGCCGAGACAGGCATCAGAGTGGGCCCAGTGCAGAAAAGCCAGCTCATCAGTTTAACCACAAGGTGGGAGATGAGAGGAGATAAGAGGAGAAGCATGGAGCACAGGgcacaaaaatgaagaaaagagagatgaaTATGATCTAAACGAGAGAGAAACTATGTTCCCATGAGTTTGAGGCAATGCATGGTAATTAGAGTTGCAATGTTGATAAGTCCCTGCTAGtgttgaggggaaaaaaaaatactaaaaacaaaagcatcctATGATGTTCATAAGATACACTGGGTCCTTCTGGCAGATTGCAAAACACTATGGGGGGTATATAGAGGGGGATAGGACTATTGTTTTTGCGGCACTATGAAAGAAGAAGTCTGTTGCACAGACAGGCAAAGGCAAAGAACACAGGCAAGGTAAAGAATAGGTATAGGACAAAAACCACAAAATGCTTAATGGCTTGATTAGTGGATTCATTGGATAACTGAATAAtctaatatgtaaataatcattagtttgtgttttatcaTTAGCGTGTTTGATGTCCAAATTACGTTTcttttagtttagaactggagctgctaAGTTAAGTGTTTTCCAGTATTGAAAGCCAATAGTCACCAAACCCATTTCCTTACATTCATGCAAAAGTTTTCATATATTTGCTTCAAATGATGTCGACAAGCTACATAAACtggttaaaaattaaaatatctgGTAAAAGAACAGAccttatttacacattaaactgcaacatcatctgcataacgccctgttttccaggtggtacagtgcagtgggtaacacctttgccttctacactgtaaacaggagttcaagcaccctacactataccaataagtccTTGtgtaagactcctaacatcaccTTCGGCTACctatcaaactgtaagtcgttctggataagagcatctgccactgaaaacactgaaacactgctACCCATTTCTTTGTGTGAGTTCAGGTACAAATATATGGCTGAGGTTCAGCTATGCAGAAAATATGGTCCTCAAATTCATTACCCAAAACTGTATTGATTTTCTGAGTAGACATAGTTTCTCTACCCATGTTATTCTATGGTGCGTCTCTGCTATAAATTCCCTTACAGGTCCGTATTTGGTCATCTTGCGTGGAATGataccaaactgtgctgaagAAAGAAGTATACTAAATGATTGCCCCTTCTTTTAGCTAcacaggattttttttatttatatagttgaTAGTAAGTCATACTGCATTCTACAACACATCAACTTGTATGTGTAACCTGAAttaagacctggatgcagtttgagcgAGCTTGACAGAGGTATTGGGCATGTATATACAAAAATGGTTTGGGTGACTACGGACTTCCAgtcttgttagcaacattaccctcatagcttcagttctaaataaaaagaagcaaaattggGACATTAAACATGTCTTGGGAGATCAACTGTATTTGGAGTAAAAGGAAAATCATGTACATtcgattttttgccaaactattcctttaacgtTCATACCTTCCATGTACTCCAGCCAGCGCAGTCTCTCTGAGCGGGAAAAGCTTGGGGTAGACAATAGTGAACATAGGCTGACTGCAGCGGTGGCAGTGACCCAGTGGACACTGAAGCAGGTCCAGCAGACTGTTGGGCAGCAGGAACGGGGACAAGAACTTCGCATCTGAGAAGACAGCAAGGAAAAAAGTAAGATCAGGCAAACTTATAATGAAGAAAGGAATGCTAACATTATCTGGCATACATTTTGAAGTTATGATATAAAAGAGGAGTTTACAATACATTTGGAAAAGGGTGGTTTTTGAAAATACAATGTTTTGAAGAGAAAAGTGACCTCCCACTCCCCCCTTGTTATGAAACGGATGAGCTGGTAGTCACTAAATCTTACAACTTATTATTTAGcaaatattatgaattattcagtaacaacaaTGAAACTAGTATGTAAGGTACAGTTGTGTGCAGGGGtttaggcacccctggtaaaaTAGGGGGgggtttaaattaaaatgtggcTCATGCAAATGTTATagcatatttcatatatatatatatatatatatatatatatatatatatatatatatatatatatatatatatatttttttttttttttcattttaaactctTAAAGAAACTTAAAGAAATTGTGCtcttaaatatgcagaaaatgtCACGTTTAAGTgtgtttctctgtagaggatgttaacctattttcatgttaaaaatCAACagagcatgtcatttgaccaagagtgttcaaaattttgcatacaactgtatgtactTATGAGTGAAGAGCTGAAGGGTGGACCCACATACAGTCCCTTGTACTTCAAGTGCTTAAATTTGTAGGATGTTCTAATGTATTCCCTTTGTAAAGGGTCACCTTTCCTGGGCCGGCTATATGCTACGTGCAGTGTCCTCATGGCCATCTCCTCTAGGGTCAGCACCCGGTCAGCCTCTGAGCCGATAGATTTCACTTCTGAAGGCAGAGGCACACTTAGCTCTCCGAGGGCCAGCGACAGCTGTTTCACATCAGACACCTGCAGGGACAGaccacacctacacaaacaaaaagacacacacacacacacacacacatacagtccgTTGAACAAGATTAACCACAAGGAATATTCCTGAAAATTATGCTTTATGACAGCAAAGAGCTTGAGTATAACAGCTTGAGTAGAACTTTACTGTCCTAGGCCCTgcttcccaaaagcatcttagtgttaagatcatcttaactggtagagagaatgttcagtgtgatgctcgctCTACCCTTTAAGAAACAACTTTGTGCTAAGATGCGTTCAGGTAACCTAACCCTCACTATGTGAAACAGTAGACTCGAGCCAGAGTCAGAATTATGTGAATCAGTGTATTTTGGAGTAGGGATGTACGACgatcagacagatgtttgtATTTCAGAGGTgtttcaaaccaatatttgacTTATTTATTGTGTcctggaagagcagaatgttatAGTGAATCTGTGTTTCGCTAACATTTctgcatttaattcattttactgcatctgtaaacctacagaaataaatgttctatTTCTTTGCTCTGCTATTTTGAATAGATGTAACCCcaaattgtatattttataaacTAATATGTATCAgcatcacatcctctacagtgaagtcactaaatgtgacatttttctcttttttcccctcatttttTGTTTCTAGTTTCTACTTATTGGAATTGAACATATTGAGGGGGAAAACACTAAATCACTAAACTGAAAATATGCTATAACTTATgcaaaggccacattttatgtgaCTTTTTTCCAATTTGTTCAAGTGGTGTTTCCTaggttttcacttagaaaatcaacatatgTAATTGAATCATGGACAGAagtataacaataaaaataaataaataaataaaaataataattttcaaCCCGTACTGTATTGTCATTACCCTGGCTACTTACCCACTGCAGCCAATGACCTTGTTATACAGGTAAGATGGCAGGCCTTTGAGGTGAACGTTGTTGTCCACGAACACAAACTGAAGCTCCATGGAACGCCCCAGATCTGCCAGGGAGGTATACAATTACTCACTATAGAGCccaataaaaatgtcttttacaaaaTCATCACCTATGCAGAAGCAATAAGAGTGGAAGCAGAAATATTATGTACATTTATCAGATTTTGAGAGTGCACAGTAAACTCATTCATAGCGGAGCCTGAAACCAAAGCGCTCAGCTGACTGAGGGAGATACTCTGTCCTTGAGGTAAACTTGAGTTAGATGCTATCATGGCTGCTTTGGAGATTGGAAGTCTTTGAAGCTGTGAATagctgagcagagagagagagagagagagagagagagagagagagagagagagagagagagagagagagagagagaggaagcagTGTGAACACCATTATGAGTAGCATTACTGGCTCATTATCACCCACAATGCCCATGGGGTCCCTCACAGCAGGCAGTCCACCACAGCACCTGCAGCGCCATGTGACCCCCTCCGTACCTCAAGTTCAACTAACAGCCACAGGCCCTGAGCCCAGCCAAGAGGCTGCTGTCTAAAACACTGCACACAGTGGAGGGAATGAAGAACGAGGGAATAACTTTGTTGAAGGTTTTTGCATGAAATGTTGCTTGTGTCTGTTAGAGCTGCAACAAGCAATTACTTCTATAACTGATTTATCAATTGACTATTTTTGGATTACCTGACAAATCAAGCCATCATCTCTTGTGAGTTTTCCTTTCACTTTGCCTTCATCATTCATCACCAGAATGTGCAACAAGTTATTTAAAAGCTGCttatactgttagaaataaag
This Pygocentrus nattereri isolate fPygNat1 chromosome 15, fPygNat1.pri, whole genome shotgun sequence DNA region includes the following protein-coding sequences:
- the lrrc28 gene encoding leucine-rich repeat-containing protein 28 isoform X2 produces the protein MNLLKTLPERLAQCLSLQCLTADRNRLHCVPRQLCLLPDLNELSMAANCLTSLPLDLGRSMELQFVFVDNNVHLKGLPSYLYNKVIGCSGCGLSLQVSDVKQLSLALGELSVPLPSEVKSIGSEADRVLTLEEMAMRTLHVAYSRPRKDAKFLSPFLLPNSLLDLLQCPLGHCHRCSQPMFTIVYPKLFPLRETALAGVHGRTTVSFVAYCCSSQCLQMFDLQG